Proteins encoded in a region of the Malaciobacter mytili LMG 24559 genome:
- a CDS encoding DUF445 domain-containing protein: MNKSFISNFLAVLLILIGFFANNEILLMIGLFAFSGAITNAIAIHMLFERVPFLYGSGVVESRFEEFKKGIYSLMMNEFFTKENLNRFFQEEIGSKKTHFDLSNILEKTDFTPAFDSLKEAVMNSSFGGMLNMFGGVQALEPLKEPFVEKLQSAIVNISKNESFQEALHSSLSSKDVSDDIYEKVSNIVNKRLDELTPKMVKEIVQKMIKEHLGWLVVWGAVFGGLIGFITTILVG, translated from the coding sequence ATGAATAAGTCTTTTATTTCAAATTTTTTAGCTGTTTTACTAATATTAATAGGGTTCTTTGCTAACAATGAGATTTTACTTATGATTGGCCTTTTTGCATTTAGTGGAGCAATAACAAATGCTATTGCAATACATATGCTATTTGAGAGAGTACCCTTTTTATATGGAAGTGGCGTAGTTGAGAGTAGATTTGAAGAGTTTAAAAAAGGAATCTACTCTTTAATGATGAATGAGTTTTTTACAAAAGAGAATTTAAATAGATTTTTTCAAGAAGAAATTGGAAGTAAAAAAACACATTTTGACCTATCAAATATTTTAGAAAAAACTGATTTTACTCCTGCTTTTGACTCCCTAAAAGAAGCTGTTATGAATTCTTCTTTTGGTGGAATGTTAAATATGTTTGGAGGAGTACAAGCCTTAGAACCATTAAAAGAGCCATTTGTTGAAAAACTTCAAAGTGCAATTGTAAATATCTCTAAAAATGAAAGCTTTCAAGAAGCACTTCATAGTTCACTTTCAAGTAAAGATGTAAGTGATGATATTTATGAAAAAGTAAGTAATATTGTTAATAAAAGATTAGATGAATTAACACCTAAAATGGTAAAAGAAATAGTTCAAAAGATGATTAAAGAACATCTTGGTTGGTTAGTTGTTTGGGGTGCAGTATTTGGTGGACTTATAGGATTTATTACAACTATTTTAGTAGGATAA
- the mfd gene encoding transcription-repair coupling factor yields the protein MNNIYEFLSQKNNCELLIVNDDKQAQIAYDIASYLGYEPFVLSDFRANFGDDLLSFNEELQEITKALNGFYSYKKQNKILISPIRTITYPMPKAKCFDNFTINFADTLNLEEFKSKLYNWGYYFVDIVTSEAEVSIRGDIIDICPLGSQTGYRISLFDDEIESIRKFDIEDQKSFKEEIESFTITPAFLALDDLTFQEINEEVQKVESDAFIKDIHSLGFWYLNDLGEYLPSNMNSFITYEALDELEEVYVFEEKRINKDKFLSLPLVAKSQEYKNIEVANVKEFITFHEGKKITIISSSEAKIKGFDLELSNKNINYVIKPYIINLVSNEEVIISLNKQIKKKRKKKVRLVLDELQVGDFVVHEKHGIGKYLGIEPVTVMGAKRDFVVVMYAGDDKLLIPVENIDLIDRYVADGSSYAVVDKLGKGSFAKLKEKVKDKLFAIANDIIKLAASRELINGIKIDTNKQILNEFQTKAGFDYTKDQVRSVREIFEDLSSGKVMDRLLSGDVGFGKTEVAMNALLATILDGYQAIFVCPTTLLATQHYHGIAKRFKEYGIVIAKLDGKTTAKEKTHIKKGLQSGEIQLVIGTHSLLEVKTKNLALVVIDEEHKFGVKQKEKLKALREDVHIFSMSATPIPRTLNLALSKLKGMSSLLTPPSERLGVRTYVKEYSEKLIKEIILREKRRGGQLFYVHNNISSMEAKKADIEAIVPNIKVQIIHSQVKPTEAEKIIDAFEAKEFDVLLATSIVESGLHLPNANSIIIDGADRFGIADLHQLRGRVGRSNKEGFCYYVVEDKKTITSDAIKRLLALETNSYLGSGTALAHQDLEIRGGGNIIGEAQSGHIKQIGYGLYLKMLEDALATLSGEIKQENKSVDIKLAISAYISSDYIVEDRVRLELYRRLSKAHSKEEVYTIEEEMEDRFGKPDIPTKQFLELILIKIYALGLNIKTISSYEMNITFIKEDETKVSIKSPSKDDDDIIATTLKYLRK from the coding sequence ATGAATAATATCTATGAGTTTTTATCACAAAAAAACAATTGTGAATTACTAATTGTAAATGATGATAAACAAGCACAAATTGCTTATGATATTGCCTCTTATTTAGGTTATGAACCTTTTGTTTTATCTGATTTTAGAGCAAATTTTGGAGATGATTTATTATCTTTTAATGAAGAATTACAAGAAATAACAAAAGCTTTAAATGGTTTTTATAGTTATAAAAAACAAAATAAAATACTTATTTCACCTATTAGAACTATAACTTATCCTATGCCAAAGGCTAAATGTTTTGATAATTTTACAATAAATTTTGCAGATACTTTAAATTTAGAAGAGTTTAAATCAAAACTTTATAATTGGGGTTACTATTTTGTTGATATTGTAACTTCTGAAGCTGAGGTTTCTATAAGAGGGGATATTATTGATATTTGTCCTTTAGGAAGCCAAACAGGATATAGAATTTCTTTATTTGATGATGAAATAGAAAGTATTAGAAAGTTTGATATTGAAGATCAAAAATCATTTAAAGAAGAAATAGAGAGTTTTACCATAACGCCTGCTTTTTTAGCCTTAGATGATTTAACTTTTCAAGAGATAAATGAAGAAGTTCAAAAGGTTGAATCAGATGCATTTATAAAAGATATACACTCCCTTGGATTTTGGTATTTAAATGATTTAGGGGAGTATTTACCTTCAAATATGAATAGTTTTATAACTTATGAAGCATTAGATGAACTTGAAGAAGTTTATGTATTTGAAGAAAAAAGAATAAACAAAGATAAATTTTTATCTCTTCCTCTAGTTGCTAAATCACAAGAATATAAAAATATAGAAGTTGCAAATGTAAAAGAATTTATTACTTTTCATGAGGGCAAAAAAATCACTATTATCTCTTCTAGTGAAGCAAAGATAAAAGGTTTTGATTTAGAGCTTAGTAATAAAAATATAAATTATGTAATAAAACCTTATATTATTAATTTAGTAAGCAATGAAGAAGTAATTATCTCTTTAAATAAGCAAATAAAAAAGAAAAGAAAGAAAAAAGTACGACTTGTTTTAGATGAGTTACAAGTTGGAGATTTTGTAGTTCATGAAAAACATGGTATTGGTAAATATTTAGGAATAGAACCTGTTACGGTTATGGGTGCAAAAAGAGATTTTGTAGTTGTAATGTATGCAGGTGATGATAAGCTATTAATTCCTGTTGAAAATATAGATTTAATAGATAGATATGTAGCTGATGGAAGCTCTTATGCAGTAGTTGATAAATTAGGCAAAGGAAGTTTTGCTAAATTAAAAGAAAAAGTTAAAGATAAACTTTTTGCAATTGCAAATGATATTATAAAATTAGCTGCAAGTAGAGAGCTTATAAATGGTATTAAAATAGATACAAATAAACAAATTTTAAATGAGTTTCAAACTAAAGCAGGCTTTGATTATACAAAAGATCAAGTAAGAAGTGTAAGAGAAATTTTTGAAGATTTAAGTAGTGGAAAAGTAATGGATAGGCTACTATCTGGTGATGTGGGATTTGGTAAAACTGAAGTTGCAATGAATGCTCTTTTAGCCACAATTTTAGATGGTTATCAAGCTATTTTTGTTTGTCCTACTACTTTACTTGCAACTCAACATTATCATGGAATTGCTAAAAGATTTAAAGAGTATGGTATTGTAATTGCAAAACTTGATGGTAAAACAACTGCAAAAGAGAAAACGCATATTAAAAAAGGTTTACAAAGTGGTGAAATACAACTTGTAATAGGAACTCACTCTTTACTTGAAGTAAAAACAAAAAATTTAGCTCTTGTTGTAATTGATGAAGAGCATAAATTTGGAGTAAAACAAAAAGAGAAATTAAAAGCTTTAAGGGAAGATGTACATATTTTCTCTATGAGTGCAACCCCAATTCCAAGAACTTTAAATTTAGCCTTAAGTAAACTAAAGGGTATGAGTAGCTTATTAACTCCACCAAGTGAAAGATTAGGGGTTAGAACTTATGTTAAAGAGTATAGTGAGAAATTAATAAAAGAGATAATTTTAAGAGAAAAAAGAAGGGGTGGACAACTTTTTTATGTGCATAATAATATCTCTTCAATGGAAGCTAAAAAAGCTGATATAGAAGCTATAGTTCCAAATATTAAAGTTCAAATTATTCACTCACAAGTAAAACCAACAGAAGCTGAAAAGATAATAGATGCTTTTGAAGCCAAAGAGTTTGATGTTTTATTAGCTACTTCTATTGTGGAGTCTGGACTTCATTTACCTAATGCAAACTCTATTATTATTGATGGTGCAGATAGATTTGGAATTGCAGATTTACATCAATTAAGAGGAAGAGTTGGTAGAAGTAATAAAGAGGGGTTTTGTTATTATGTGGTTGAAGATAAAAAAACAATTACAAGTGATGCTATTAAAAGACTTCTTGCTTTAGAGACTAATTCATATTTAGGCAGTGGTACAGCTTTAGCCCATCAAGATTTAGAAATAAGAGGTGGTGGTAATATTATAGGTGAAGCTCAAAGTGGGCATATTAAACAAATTGGATATGGTTTATATTTAAAAATGCTAGAAGATGCTTTAGCAACTCTAAGTGGAGAGATTAAACAAGAAAATAAATCTGTTGATATTAAACTTGCAATAAGTGCTTATATTTCAAGTGATTATATAGTTGAAGATAGGGTAAGGTTAGAGCTATATAGAAGACTTAGTAAAGCTCATTCAAAAGAGGAAGTTTATACAATAGAAGAAGAGATGGAAGATAGATTTGGAAAACCTGATATTCCAACAAAACAGTTTTTAGAACTAATTTTAATAAAAATTTATGCTTTAGGTTTAAATATTAAAACTATTAGCTCTTATGAGATGAATATTACTTTTATAAAAGAGGACGAGACTAAAGTAAGTATAAAATCTCCTTCAAAAGATGATGATGACATTATTGCTACAACTTTAAAATATTTAAGAAAATAA
- a CDS encoding HAL/PAL/TAL family ammonia-lyase, which yields MSKIILLKTSLIAFGMINAFAAPVLLDGKHMSSDKILQVANGEEIKISNDAIKKVQTSHNVLIQAAENGHKIYGLTVGVGLNKDKKMVDAKGKLSKEVIEASTNFNKGLIHAHCGGVGEDLPIKEARAVLVTRLNNILVGGTGVQSKVVDMYKTFLNKNIIPAIPSKGSMGEADITILGHIGLAMIGEGEVYYNGVKMPTKEAFEKANVKKISLFGKDALSIISSNAYSGALAGLALEEMKQLAKVSKYVYALSLEALNGNIAPMHTETRKLRPFPGYVEAATQITKILDGSYLWEEDSSRALQDPLSYRDAAYILGTLDTSIKKLDNLMQIQWNSSDDNPGIAIDVESKTNRFQEKKVYVKTDVLKGAVVPTANFEPMPWVVEFEANAIVLAHNSLASAQRSNKLLDPKFTKLSRFLGTKNTVHAFGAMQKPYVSLASKNQVLANPVSLNYVPVAGDIEDIATNAPEVLNRVRTQIDNLYHIYGMELLIAAQAIDLRLQENPNLKLSAKTEKLYNDFRKVVKFLQYDRPLTNDFKNAAKFLKEYN from the coding sequence ATGTCTAAAATAATTTTATTAAAAACAAGTTTAATTGCATTTGGAATGATAAATGCTTTTGCAGCCCCAGTTTTACTAGATGGTAAACATATGTCAAGTGATAAAATTTTACAAGTAGCAAATGGTGAAGAGATTAAAATTAGTAATGATGCTATTAAAAAAGTACAAACTTCGCATAATGTTTTAATTCAAGCTGCCGAAAATGGACACAAAATCTATGGACTTACAGTTGGAGTTGGGTTAAATAAAGATAAAAAAATGGTTGATGCAAAAGGTAAATTAAGTAAAGAAGTTATAGAAGCTTCTACAAACTTTAACAAAGGTTTAATCCATGCACATTGTGGTGGAGTTGGAGAAGATTTACCAATTAAAGAAGCAAGAGCTGTATTAGTAACTAGATTAAATAATATTTTAGTTGGTGGAACAGGGGTACAATCTAAAGTTGTAGATATGTATAAAACTTTTTTAAATAAAAATATTATTCCAGCTATTCCTTCAAAAGGTTCAATGGGTGAGGCAGATATTACTATTTTAGGACATATTGGTCTTGCTATGATTGGAGAGGGTGAAGTATATTATAATGGTGTAAAAATGCCAACAAAAGAGGCATTTGAAAAAGCAAATGTTAAAAAAATCTCATTATTTGGAAAAGATGCTTTATCAATTATTAGCTCAAATGCTTATTCAGGAGCTTTAGCTGGACTTGCACTTGAAGAGATGAAACAATTAGCAAAAGTATCTAAATATGTTTATGCTTTAAGTTTAGAAGCTTTAAATGGAAATATTGCACCTATGCATACAGAAACTAGAAAATTAAGACCTTTTCCTGGTTATGTAGAAGCAGCAACACAAATCACTAAAATCTTAGATGGTAGTTACCTTTGGGAAGAAGATTCATCAAGAGCTTTACAAGATCCACTAAGTTATAGAGATGCAGCATATATCTTAGGAACACTTGATACTTCAATTAAAAAATTAGATAATTTAATGCAAATTCAATGGAATTCATCAGATGATAATCCAGGCATTGCAATAGATGTTGAATCAAAAACAAATAGATTTCAAGAGAAAAAAGTATATGTAAAAACTGATGTATTAAAAGGTGCAGTTGTACCAACAGCAAACTTTGAGCCTATGCCTTGGGTAGTTGAATTTGAAGCAAATGCTATTGTATTAGCACATAATTCATTAGCTTCTGCACAAAGATCAAATAAATTATTAGACCCTAAATTTACAAAATTATCAAGATTTTTAGGAACTAAAAATACTGTACATGCTTTTGGAGCTATGCAAAAACCATATGTTTCACTTGCTTCTAAAAACCAAGTTTTAGCTAACCCTGTATCTTTAAATTATGTACCAGTTGCAGGAGATATTGAAGATATTGCAACAAATGCACCTGAAGTATTAAATAGAGTTAGAACTCAAATTGATAATTTATACCATATTTATGGAATGGAGTTATTAATTGCAGCACAAGCTATTGATTTAAGATTACAAGAAAATCCTAATTTAAAACTATCAGCAAAAACTGAAAAATTATATAATGACTTTAGAAAAGTTGTAAAATTTTTACAATATGATAGACCTTTAACAAATGATTTTAAAAATGCAGCAAAATTTTTAAAAGAGTATAACTAA
- a CDS encoding cytochrome c3 family protein: protein MKFDFLKNKKILLTIIASSIVFGLIFTFTGHSAIKATSDDKFCVSCHTWMQPMVDTYLDDKHGGKNQYGIKTTCVSCHLPHSSLASYLFTKGVNGVVEVTSALTKDPNKMNWQEHRKNRESFVYDSGCLNCHKNIEETESQSTAATKMHNLYTKYKNADKDPLKCTSCHKNVGHEDLSKVLYDRTHEPVGEWEEDLK from the coding sequence ATGAAATTTGATTTTTTAAAAAATAAAAAAATATTATTAACAATAATTGCAAGCAGTATAGTATTTGGATTAATTTTTACTTTTACTGGACATAGTGCAATTAAAGCAACAAGTGATGATAAGTTTTGCGTATCATGTCATACATGGATGCAACCTATGGTGGATACTTATTTAGATGATAAACATGGAGGTAAAAACCAATATGGAATTAAAACAACATGTGTTTCTTGTCACCTTCCTCATAGCAGTTTAGCAAGCTATTTATTTACAAAAGGGGTAAATGGTGTTGTTGAGGTTACCTCAGCACTAACAAAAGACCCAAATAAAATGAATTGGCAAGAGCATAGAAAAAATAGAGAATCTTTTGTATATGATAGTGGTTGCCTAAATTGTCATAAAAATATAGAAGAGACAGAAAGTCAAAGCACAGCAGCAACAAAAATGCATAATTTATATACTAAATATAAAAATGCAGATAAAGACCCACTTAAATGTACAAGTTGCCATAAAAATGTGGGGCATGAAGATTTAAGTAAAGTATTATATGATAGAACTCATGAACCAGTTGGGGAATGGGAAGAAGATTTAAAATAA
- a CDS encoding cytochrome c3 family protein, with translation MKKIILTATITMLAFFAIVVSANSTDSNIATKIQDDNSKYSKKNYPIKAHHEKLRFQCADCHGDGPKESYKELTTKNCLECHKDYKTLAKRTQFLGYDDNIHASPHYPKMDCNLCHSSHKSTQNYCVMCHSQDSMKKLLVP, from the coding sequence ATGAAAAAAATTATCTTAACAGCAACTATTACTATGCTTGCATTTTTTGCAATAGTTGTATCTGCAAATAGTACAGATTCAAATATTGCTACAAAAATCCAAGATGATAATAGTAAATACTCTAAAAAAAATTATCCTATTAAAGCACACCATGAGAAATTAAGGTTTCAATGTGCTGATTGTCATGGAGATGGACCAAAAGAGTCTTATAAAGAATTAACAACTAAAAACTGTTTAGAATGTCATAAAGATTATAAAACTTTAGCAAAAAGAACACAGTTTTTAGGATATGATGATAATATTCACGCATCACCTCATTATCCAAAAATGGATTGTAATTTATGTCACTCATCACATAAATCAACACAAAATTATTGTGTAATGTGCCATTCTCAAGACTCTATGAAAAAATTATTAGTACCATAA
- a CDS encoding flavocytochrome c — MKITRREFVKNATVLGGITFMGINTNLFAQEESIKWDEEWDIVVVGSGFAGSAALCQGIELQAKTLMIDKMPVLGGNSAINGGAFAIVGSPQQQERGIEDSYELYVKDIYKAGLGLNQKELVEVIAKNGFEAYKFTTQRGVIYRDNLGHFGGHSVPRTIWPTINSGGKITIPLQEYALKKGATIRTKVILDDLIFDKKGKKVIGIKVRENYKFKFDPNFNEENNKTGVTKYYKINGGVVMATGGFSYDVNFRQKLDSQLTPDLDCTNHYGATAYSLKMMMKHNVKTKDLAWIQMGPWGSPDEKGFGIAPVFAIPAFAYGVMVDARTGKRFVNELADRKIRAEAILKIHKNADGSLTHPIVFCDSVGATGTRKENVYRGIHKKVIHKFDTLEDLAEFYNIPVESLKKTVEDYNRYVKNGKDEEMNKPFFKLRNKFVPDISKPPYYAFRAIPKVHHTMGGVAIDTKARVLDKNENPIEGLFAAGEAVGGPHGASRLGSCAIPDCLVFGRIAAQSAVELLKV; from the coding sequence TTGAAAATTACTAGAAGAGAATTTGTTAAAAATGCTACTGTTCTAGGAGGTATTACTTTTATGGGAATAAATACTAATTTATTCGCACAAGAAGAGAGTATCAAATGGGATGAGGAGTGGGATATTGTAGTTGTGGGTTCTGGTTTTGCCGGTTCAGCTGCTTTATGCCAAGGCATTGAATTACAAGCAAAAACATTAATGATTGATAAGATGCCAGTACTTGGTGGAAACTCAGCTATTAATGGAGGTGCCTTTGCAATAGTTGGTTCACCTCAACAACAAGAAAGAGGAATAGAAGACTCTTATGAATTATATGTAAAAGATATCTATAAAGCAGGACTTGGATTAAATCAAAAAGAGTTAGTTGAAGTTATTGCAAAAAATGGATTTGAAGCATATAAATTTACAACACAAAGAGGTGTGATTTATAGAGATAACTTAGGACACTTTGGAGGACACTCTGTTCCAAGAACAATTTGGCCAACAATTAACTCAGGTGGAAAAATTACAATTCCTTTACAAGAGTATGCTCTTAAAAAAGGAGCAACTATTAGAACTAAAGTGATTTTAGATGATTTAATCTTTGATAAAAAAGGTAAAAAAGTAATTGGAATAAAAGTAAGAGAAAATTACAAATTTAAGTTTGATCCTAATTTCAATGAAGAAAATAATAAAACTGGGGTTACTAAGTACTACAAAATAAATGGTGGAGTTGTTATGGCAACTGGTGGGTTTTCTTATGATGTTAATTTTAGACAAAAACTTGATTCACAATTAACACCAGATTTAGACTGTACAAACCATTATGGGGCAACAGCATACTCTTTAAAAATGATGATGAAACATAATGTAAAAACTAAAGATCTAGCTTGGATACAAATGGGACCTTGGGGCTCACCAGATGAAAAAGGTTTTGGTATTGCTCCTGTTTTTGCAATTCCTGCTTTTGCTTATGGAGTTATGGTTGATGCAAGAACTGGAAAAAGATTTGTTAATGAATTAGCAGATAGAAAAATTAGAGCTGAAGCTATTTTAAAAATCCATAAAAATGCAGATGGAAGTTTAACTCATCCAATTGTTTTTTGTGATAGCGTAGGGGCAACAGGAACTAGAAAAGAGAATGTTTATAGAGGTATTCATAAAAAAGTTATTCATAAATTTGATACATTAGAAGATTTGGCAGAATTTTATAATATTCCTGTTGAGAGTTTAAAGAAAACTGTTGAAGATTATAATAGATATGTAAAAAATGGAAAAGATGAAGAGATGAATAAACCATTTTTTAAATTAAGAAATAAATTTGTTCCAGATATTTCTAAACCTCCTTATTATGCCTTTAGAGCTATTCCTAAAGTACACCATACTATGGGAGGAGTTGCTATTGATACAAAAGCAAGGGTACTTGATAAAAATGAAAATCCAATTGAGGGATTATTTGCTGCAGGTGAAGCTGTTGGAGGTCCTCATGGTGCAAGTCGGCTTGGAAGTTGTGCAATTCCAGATTGTTTGGTATTTGGAAGAATTGCAGCTCAAAGTGCAGTTGAATTATTAAAAGTATAG
- a CDS encoding cache domain-containing protein, with protein sequence MRKPFYKNTKIFFSFSLIFFLLILSNYIINLHILQSMISDQQTNTIKGASKRISKWLNQKINSMEVIKNFIKDIDHTKHAKDIENILLQSKEVASFANVYVGYEDDTTLSGLSWNKPDNYITTARPWYIKTQVNKQTTITDPYFDVGFKKVVVAICTPFLEENKKQGVICGILPLNDIRNEILDIPLPYDGIAFLIDSYGRILLHPDEKQQLKNSFYSFPTENKMTKVNNEFDSYIFSHDHINQSNWFIIAQLNKSSVYKKINLQLLINLTIYAISVLVFIILNVIYQNRQNISDEKLKKTETLLNHFIDFADRGILIADSTNKILFFNTSFTEYLKIDKKDVEDTFLNYENNLFKIFPLEFSIEIYNKIKEVKALKQTVEVDIMHKESEKYFHITILPVLSSDKTYQGLILFFQDVTLKEKGKIYKKEQEDILFQQAKMADLGEMIAAISHQWRQPLNSLSIMVGNLLQFKQMGHLTDEIFEENLKHSMVNIHYLADTIETFRNFYKTSKKAESFEIDKAINEVFYILSPHFKNLGIELEIKVFEAETLECLNYKNEFQQVIANLIHNSKDAIIDCKKCPKKIIIEIFLKKEIFYIRVKDYGNGISFKIRNNLFQAFQTTKKQKGTGKGLYLSRLIAKKKLDGSLSISNYENPTEFLLTLPLKRKEEND encoded by the coding sequence ATGAGAAAACCTTTTTATAAAAATACTAAAATATTTTTTAGTTTTAGTCTTATATTTTTTTTACTTATTTTAAGTAACTATATTATTAATTTACATATCCTTCAAAGTATGATTTCTGACCAGCAAACAAATACTATAAAAGGTGCTTCAAAAAGAATTAGTAAGTGGCTTAATCAAAAAATAAATAGTATGGAAGTTATTAAGAATTTTATTAAAGATATAGACCATACAAAACATGCAAAAGATATAGAAAATATACTTTTACAAAGTAAAGAAGTTGCCAGTTTTGCAAATGTTTATGTGGGATATGAAGATGATACTACTTTATCTGGGCTTAGTTGGAATAAACCTGATAATTATATTACAACAGCTAGACCTTGGTATATAAAAACTCAAGTAAATAAACAAACTACTATTACAGACCCTTATTTTGATGTAGGTTTTAAAAAAGTAGTTGTTGCAATATGTACTCCTTTTCTTGAAGAAAATAAAAAACAAGGAGTAATTTGTGGAATACTTCCTTTAAATGATATAAGAAATGAAATATTAGATATTCCCTTACCTTATGATGGAATAGCTTTTTTAATTGATAGTTATGGAAGAATACTGCTTCATCCTGATGAAAAACAGCAATTAAAAAACTCTTTTTACAGCTTTCCAACAGAAAATAAAATGACAAAAGTTAATAATGAATTTGATAGTTATATTTTTTCCCATGACCATATAAATCAATCAAATTGGTTTATTATTGCCCAATTAAATAAAAGTAGTGTATATAAGAAAATAAACCTTCAATTATTGATAAATTTAACCATATATGCTATTAGTGTTTTAGTTTTTATTATTTTAAATGTAATTTATCAAAATAGACAAAATATAAGTGATGAAAAACTAAAAAAAACTGAAACTTTATTAAATCACTTTATTGATTTTGCTGATAGGGGGATTTTAATAGCCGATTCAACAAATAAGATTTTATTTTTTAACACTTCTTTTACTGAGTATTTAAAAATAGATAAAAAAGATGTGGAAGATACTTTTTTAAACTATGAAAATAATCTTTTTAAGATTTTTCCATTGGAGTTTAGTATTGAAATTTATAATAAGATTAAAGAAGTAAAAGCTTTAAAACAGACTGTTGAAGTTGATATAATGCATAAAGAGAGTGAGAAATACTTTCATATTACAATTTTACCTGTATTAAGTAGTGATAAAACTTATCAAGGTTTAATATTATTTTTTCAAGATGTTACTTTAAAAGAAAAAGGAAAAATTTATAAAAAAGAGCAAGAAGATATTCTTTTTCAACAGGCAAAAATGGCTGATTTAGGAGAGATGATAGCTGCAATTTCTCATCAATGGAGACAACCGTTAAACTCTTTATCTATAATGGTTGGAAACCTACTTCAATTTAAACAAATGGGGCATTTAACTGATGAGATATTTGAAGAAAATTTAAAACATAGTATGGTTAATATTCACTATTTAGCAGATACTATTGAAACTTTTAGAAATTTTTATAAAACAAGTAAAAAAGCTGAAAGCTTTGAAATAGATAAGGCAATTAATGAAGTATTTTATATACTTTCACCTCATTTTAAAAATCTTGGAATAGAGCTTGAAATTAAAGTGTTTGAAGCTGAAACTTTAGAGTGCTTAAATTATAAAAATGAATTTCAACAAGTTATTGCAAACTTAATACATAATTCAAAAGATGCAATTATTGATTGTAAAAAATGTCCTAAAAAGATTATAATTGAAATTTTTTTAAAAAAAGAGATTTTTTATATAAGAGTTAAAGATTATGGAAATGGAATTTCTTTTAAAATTAGAAATAATCTATTTCAAGCCTTTCAAACAACTAAAAAGCAAAAAGGAACGGGAAAAGGTTTATATCTTTCTCGTTTAATTGCTAAGAAAAAACTTGATGGAAGTTTATCTATAAGTAATTATGAAAATCCAACAGAGTTTTTATTAACGCTACCTTTAAAAAGGAAAGAAGAAAATGATTGA
- a CDS encoding response regulator transcription factor → MIDAKVLRKLSNIHVLIVEDDEMTAYVIKQSLSFHCKKVDIANNGIEGFEMYESKKPDVVIADINMPEMNGLEMVKALHEISPHLPVIIMTSYDNSENMLESINQGAYSYLRKPIKIEELQTALLMATKDIYNSNIELEENFHYECNTKTLFKEHRPVKLTKTQKELVHLLMSNINKVVDFTTIESYVWQEKSMSIEALRMCIKKIRTKTYLKLIESVPGSGYIINSKK, encoded by the coding sequence ATGATTGATGCAAAAGTATTAAGAAAGTTATCAAATATACATGTTTTAATTGTAGAAGATGATGAAATGACTGCTTATGTTATAAAACAGTCTTTAAGTTTTCACTGTAAAAAAGTTGATATTGCCAATAATGGAATAGAGGGGTTTGAAATGTATGAAAGCAAAAAACCTGATGTTGTTATTGCTGATATTAATATGCCAGAGATGAATGGCTTAGAAATGGTAAAAGCTTTACATGAAATCTCTCCTCATTTACCAGTTATTATTATGACTTCTTATGATAATTCAGAAAATATGCTAGAGAGTATTAATCAAGGTGCTTATAGTTATTTAAGAAAACCTATAAAAATTGAAGAACTTCAAACAGCTCTTTTAATGGCAACAAAAGATATTTATAATTCAAATATTGAGTTAGAAGAGAACTTTCATTATGAGTGTAATACAAAAACTTTATTTAAAGAACATAGACCAGTAAAATTAACAAAAACACAAAAAGAGCTTGTACATCTTCTTATGTCAAATATTAATAAAGTTGTTGATTTTACTACAATTGAGAGTTATGTTTGGCAAGAAAAAAGTATGAGTATTGAAGCTTTAAGAATGTGTATTAAAAAAATTAGGACAAAAACTTATTTAAAATTAATTGAGAGTGTACCTGGTTCTGGATATATAATAAATTCAAAAAAATAG